In Salinibacterium sp. NK8237, the following proteins share a genomic window:
- the efeB gene encoding iron uptake transporter deferrochelatase/peroxidase subunit — MPTDDTKGLSRRGLLGLAGAGVVGAGLGVGGAFAFGGGDGSSTTGNDVAATYPFFGDHQSGIITPAQDRLHFAAFDVNDISRDELIELLQDWSYASARMTTGEAAGDYGPASGPYDAPPDDTGEALDLPPGGLTITFGFGATLFDDRFGLASKRPSALIDLPKFPSDALLPELVGGDLCIQACSDDPQVAVHAIRNLSRIAFGRATLRWSQLGFGRTSSTTQAQKTPRNLFGFKDGTANLRAEETEGVNDYVWAASSDGSSWMTGGSYLVSRKIRMTIETWDRTSLREQETIFGRTKGEGAPLSGGSEFTDPDFDQAGRDDAPLIDDNSHMKLAHPDTHGGAQLLRRGYNFVDGNDELGRLNAGLFFISFQRDPETQFVPIQLALSRNDLMNEYVRYVGSAIFAVPPGAQSGSFVGAGMFDLA; from the coding sequence ATGCCGACAGATGACACCAAGGGTCTCTCCCGGCGCGGCCTCCTCGGCCTCGCCGGAGCTGGCGTTGTCGGCGCCGGGCTTGGCGTCGGTGGCGCTTTCGCGTTCGGCGGTGGTGACGGCTCATCAACGACCGGCAACGATGTCGCCGCCACGTATCCCTTCTTCGGCGATCACCAATCTGGCATCATCACCCCGGCGCAAGATCGGTTGCACTTCGCCGCGTTTGATGTCAACGACATCTCTCGCGATGAACTCATCGAATTGCTCCAAGACTGGAGCTACGCCTCTGCGCGCATGACGACGGGCGAAGCTGCGGGCGACTACGGTCCCGCGAGTGGACCCTACGATGCACCGCCGGATGACACGGGCGAAGCTCTCGACCTACCGCCGGGTGGGCTCACGATTACGTTCGGCTTCGGCGCCACGCTATTCGACGATCGGTTCGGCCTCGCCAGCAAGCGACCATCGGCCCTGATCGACCTTCCTAAGTTCCCCAGCGACGCCCTCCTGCCCGAACTCGTCGGAGGCGACCTCTGCATCCAAGCGTGCAGTGACGACCCACAGGTCGCCGTGCACGCCATCCGCAACCTCTCTCGTATCGCGTTCGGCCGCGCCACACTGCGGTGGTCTCAGCTCGGCTTCGGCCGAACCTCCTCCACAACGCAAGCGCAGAAGACGCCCCGCAACCTGTTCGGCTTCAAAGATGGCACCGCGAATCTTCGCGCAGAAGAAACAGAAGGCGTCAACGACTATGTGTGGGCAGCATCCAGCGATGGAAGTTCATGGATGACCGGCGGCTCCTATCTCGTGAGCCGCAAGATTCGCATGACCATCGAAACCTGGGACCGCACCTCACTGCGTGAACAAGAGACGATCTTCGGGCGCACCAAGGGTGAAGGCGCACCGCTCAGCGGCGGCTCCGAATTCACCGACCCCGACTTCGATCAGGCTGGCCGAGACGATGCGCCGCTGATTGACGACAATTCACACATGAAGCTCGCCCACCCCGACACGCACGGTGGCGCGCAGCTTCTGCGACGCGGCTACAACTTCGTGGATGGCAACGACGAGCTCGGGCGGCTCAATGCCGGCCTGTTCTTCATCAGCTTCCAGCGTGATCCAGAAACCCAGTTCGTTCCCATTCAGCTCGCGCTCTCACGCAACGACCTCATGAATGAATACGTGCGCTACGTCGGCTCAGCGATCTTTGCTGTGCCGCCGGGAGCACAATCCGGGAGTTTCGTCGGTGCCGGGATGTTCGACCTCGCCTAG